The Plasmodium knowlesi strain H genome assembly, chromosome: 14 genome has a segment encoding these proteins:
- a CDS encoding AP-2 complex subunit mu, putative: MIDALYIFFINGQLLIQRNYRNVTRKNDLSHYINKYIKTKRFFEHPIVEINNVFFLNVSINEIVITVLTRSNSNICLIFNFIYKFIEILNFFLNKEISGINIVNNFVLIYEICDEIIDYGYPQTLEVNILKNSLLNKVKYYSRTSKYFQKLSNELRNPNCVIEDIVHDTNIQNQNEGLHMKYYNGNSKDSYKKKNSLKNSNSYELNEKNKLKYIGKETLNRIKNKIINNNKPSNNFNYITGNCTWRNNNIYYKKNEIYIDILEILNVTINSNNLIYAHINGKVTLKCFLSGMPICELSTNNMFNLLNNASNGSSGNNQVNNAGCANSNSKNALKGKSNQSNSKRKNTSEEKETEDIIIDNCIFHHCVTLSKYENSKLITFTPPDGTFELMKYTITKNIQIPFHIIAIYNPILQYSKSLEKRFSLKKLTNNSKSTYGDYKNTNRYEYAVTIKSNYKGSMYATDVVIKIPIYKFSENVEVKYKSIGKTEFNNIEGIVTWRIKKFSSSSEHSIRIYLTLENQNQIYSNMNNTQKVDDLSKVVLQVHKVKNMNTVKFLNTYKMPITLSFKIPMFTSSGVYIKYLKVFEKSNYKIIKWIKYLTESGIYQYK, translated from the coding sequence ATGATAGACGCcctgtacatttttttcataaacgGGCAATTGCTAATACAGAGGAACTACCGAAACGTCACGAGAAAGAATGACCTCAGCCACTACAtaaacaaatatataaaaaccaAGAGATTCTTCGAGCACCCAATAGTCGAAATAAATAATGTTTTCTTCCTAAATGTGAGTATAAACGAAATTGTCATAACGGTTCTGACTAGAAGCAACTCAAATATCTGCCTTATCTTCaactttatatataaatttatagaaatattaaattttttccttaataaGGAAATATCAGGAATAAATATAGTTAACAACTTTGTACTTATTTACGAAATATGTGATGAAATAATTGACTATGGATATCCACAAACGCTGGaagtaaatattttaaagaatAGTCTCCTGAATAAGGTGAAATATTACAGTAGAACTTCTAAATATTTTCAGAAGCTTTCAAATGAGTTAAGGAATCCCAACTGTGTGATTGAAGATATTGTACATGACACGAATATACAAAACCAAAATGAAGGGTTGCACATGAAATATTATAATGGAAATAGTAAAGattcatataaaaaaaagaatagctTAAAGAATTCAAATAGTTATGaattgaatgaaaaaaataaactaaaATATATAGGGAAAGAAACGCTGAAccgaattaaaaataaaataattaacaaTAACAAACCATCcaataattttaattacatAACCGGAAATTGCACTTGGAGAAACAACAATATTTAttataagaaaaatgaaatatacaTTGATATACTAGAAATTTTGAATGTTACAATAAATAGCAACAATTTAATATATGCCCACATCAATGGAAAAGTCACACTGAAATGTTTCCTTTCAGGAATGCCTATATGTGAACTGAGCACAAACAATATGTTTAATCTCCTTAACAATGCGAGTAACGGCTCTAGCGGTAATAATCAGGTGAACAATGCGGGTTGTGCAAATAGTAACTCAAAAAATGccttaaaaggaaaatccaATCAAAGCAATagcaagaggaaaaacacaagtgaagaaaaggaaacggAAGATATCATTATCGACAACTGCATTTTTCACCATTGTGTGACACTCTCCAAATATGAAAATAGTAAACTCATTACCTTCACCCCCCCGGATGGTACATTCGAACTGATGAAATACACTATTACCAAAAATATACAGATACCGTTTCACATTATAGCAATATACAACCCCATACTACAGTACTCCAAATCGTTGGAGAAAAGATTTTCTCTTAAAAAACTCACAAATAATAGTAAAAGTACCTATGGGGACTATAAAAACACAAACAGATACGAATACGCTGTTACCATTAAATCCAATTATAAGGGCAGTATGTATGCTACCGACGTTGTCATTAAGATTCCGATTTATAAATTCTCTGAAAATGTTGAAGTGAAATACAAGTCGATTGGAAAAACTGAATTTAACAACATTGAGGGAATCGTTACCtggagaattaaaaaattttcgagCTCAAGTGAACATAGCATTAGGATATATTTAACGCTTGAAAATCAAAACCAAATTTACTCCAACATGAACAACACTCAAAAGGTGGACGACTTGTCCAAGGTTGTTTTACAAGTCCACAAAGTTAAGAATATGAATACCGTTAAGTTTTTAAATACGTACAAAATGCCTATCACGCTAAGCTTTAAAATCCCCATGTTTACCTCCAGTGGCGTGTATATCAAATATCTTAAAGTTTTCGAAAAATCCAAttacaaaattattaagTGGATTAAATACTTAACTGAGTCTGGTATATACCAGTACAAGTGA
- a CDS encoding transporter, putative, whose amino-acid sequence MKALNPYSKKEEEVQNHDDMNTQNSTVNGININDININDIEENISDHENERKVKKKGKAIEYHLFDVEAYNTTNNSTIESFVDLSSIRSSYLSENKKKKAKKKRISYLKKQLKIYKKKYKILPEHTIDQDTSYEESVKNENKDYRVYDLREVKTDKGTNDFLPQIRKDTIGVKKDVFVNVIKFIILISSIFSFGTLSTAITKYIIFVKKFTYTQIITLLEFFIMYLILKLVTFCGKMKSSTNLTRKEYIKYIISISALLGLSVVTGNSAYSYLEIPVISVIKSSSLILIYFLSIKFGLKEFKCSLFCSILTILMGVIMSVITLKIDSLFGIFLLVISVIASSLKWVFTNVLLRSTSMKPHIILLHIYQMAMLIIFIPTLLIDLTCVIKDYSNNVLTVDQIFSALILVSIGALSSIFLILAEFSLISYTSSVTLSIVFIGREAILLIIGSLFFGENIDFSSSIGIAISMIGTILYGYASK is encoded by the exons ATGAAGGCCCTTAATCCGTATAGcaagaaagaggaagaagtacAAAATCATGATGACATGAACACACAAAATTCAACTGTTAATGGCATCAATATAAACGATATAAACATAAACGatatagaagaaaatataagtgATCACGAAAATGAACggaaagttaaaaaaaaagggaaagccaTCGAATATCATTTGTTCGATGTAGAGGCATAcaacaccaccaacaacagcACGATAGAAAGTTTCGTTGATTTAAGTTCTATAAGATCAAGTTATTTATCAgaaaacaagaagaaaaaagccaagaaaaaaagaatcagCTATTTAAAGAAACAgctaaaaatttacaaaaagaaatataaaatattgcCTGAACATACCATTGACCAAGATACTAGCTACGAAGAATctgtgaaaaatgaaaataaagacTATAGAGTATACGACCTCAGGGAGGTAAAAACGGATAAAGGAACCAATGATTTTTTGCCACAAATACGAAAGGACACCATCGGTGTGAAGAAGGATGTCTTTGtaaatgtaataaaatttatcatcctcatttcctccattttctcGTTCGGTACGTTGAGTACAGCCATAACTAAGTACATCATTTTTGTGAAGAAATTTACTTATACGCAAATTATCACACTTTTGGAATTTTTCATTATGTATCTGATTCTGAAACTG GTAACCTTCTgtgggaaaatgaaaagttcgACAAACTTGACGAGGAAGGAATATATCAAATATATCATTTCGA TTTCGGCACTATTAGGACTTAGCGTTGTGACAGGCAATAGCGCCTACTCCTACTTAGAGATTCCCGTGATTTCTGTCATTAAATCGAGTTCGCTAAtattgatatattttttatccatCAAATTTG GTTTGAAGGAATTCAAGTGTTCCTTGTTCTGTTCGATT CTTACAATACTGATGGGGGTAATTATGAGCGTTATCACGCTGAAAATAGACAGCTTGtttgg AATATTCCTGTTGGTAATATCCGTCATTGCGTCATCCCTTAAGTGGGTTTTTACCAATGTTTTGTTAAGATCAACATCGATGAAGCCTCACATAATTTTGTTGCACATATACCAAATGGCCATGCTTATCATAT TTATCCCCACACTTCTTATCGATTTGACCTGTGTTATTAAAG attaTAGCAACAACGTTTTAACGGTTGACCAGATATTTTCAGCATTGATTTTAGTTTCCATTGGCGCACTGAGcagcatttttttaattttagcTGAATTCTCATTAATAT CGTACACCTCATCCGTTACCCTGAGTATAGTCTTTATAGGGAGGGAGGCAATCCTTTTGATTATTGGATCG CtattttttggtgaaaaCATCGATTTTAGTTCATCCATTGGCATAGCAATTTCGATGATTGGTACCATCCTCTATGGTTATGCATCAAAGTGA
- a CDS encoding arginine--tRNA ligase, putative yields MDCLIKKIKEVFQHSIQKCFPSISEEVVVTYANAKFGHFQCNNAFNIFKKYGKELNVENAQKLSQLIIENISENFFEEIKSSPQGFITVKLSKQYIEKSLLKLYKNNKIEISVNIDEVKSGNDGDYKRVLVDFSSPNIAKEMHVGHLRSTILGDSICNIFEFLNVQTIRVNHIGDWGTQFGMIINYIVTNYPNFKENMPELTNLTSLYQEAKKIYDVDKEFEKNSKNYAIKLQNNDEDSLFIWKKICESSKKEFNKIYKILDIKLDYVGESHYINMIPSTLKILKDQELLTNVGDAICYHSENFKVPLFLQKSNGGYGYDSTDVAALHYRLKELNADCVIYVTDNGQLSHFETIFEVARRAQWANEKTKLIHVGFGLVLNADNKKFKTRSGTTIKLINLINEGTERAKKDLLERIQLKSEEEISYFEGVDIDKLSEELCVSAIKYFDIKQNRNTDYKFSYDNMLNVKGNTGLYIIYAYSRMCSIFRKCNIDMDQLSKDELNLVSPYEVNLGLHILKFPDVFYFILKNMLIHKLAEYTYDLTTIFTAFYENCKVINSENEKSRLILCAISKSLLQICLKLLGLKAIEKL; encoded by the exons ATGGATTgcttaataaaaaagatCAAAGAGGTGTTTCAGCATTCCATCCAGAAATGCTTTCCCTCAATTAGCGAAGAAGTCGTCGTTACCTACGCAAACGCGAAATTTGGCCATTTCCAAT GTAACAACGCCTTCAACATATTCAAAAAGTACGGAAAGGAATTGAACGTGGAAAATGCGCAGAAGCTCTCTCAACTGATAATAGAAAACATCAGCGAGAATTTTTTTGAGGAAATTAAATCATCGCCGCAAGGATTCATAACGGTCAAATTGTCCAAGCAATACATAGAAAAGTCGCTACTCAAAttgtataaaaataacaaaattgaaataagCGTGAATATAGATGAAGTAAAAAGTGGAAACGATGGAGATTACAAAAGAGTTTTGGTCGATTTCTCTTCCCCAAATATTGCCAAAGAAATGCATGTAGGACATTTAAGATCAACCATATTAGGAGATAGCATATGCAACATTTTCGAGTTTCTAAATGTACAAACGATTAGGGTTAATCATATTGGCGACTGGGGTACACAATTTGGAATGATTATTAATTATATAGTTACCAATTATCCGAATTTTAAGGAGAACATGCCAGAATTAACGAACCTTACGAGCTTATACCAAGAGGCTAAGAAAATTTACGACGTAGATAAAGAATTCGAAAAAAACTCCAAAAATTATGCaataaaattgcaaaataatGATGAAGATTCCTTAtttatatggaaaaaaatatgcgaaagtagcaaaaaagaattcaataaaatatataaaatattagACATAAAGTTAGACTATGTTGGAGAATCACATTACATCAATATGATTCCATCAAccttgaaaatattaaaggaTCAAGAATTATTGACAAATGTTGGAGACGCTATCTGTTATCATTCGGAAAATTTTAAGGTCccattatttttacaaaaatccAATGGTGGCTATGGATACGATTCTACAGATGTTGCCGCCCTTCATTATAGattaaaagaattaaatgCAGATTGTGTTATTTATGTTACGGATAATGGACAGCTATCCCATTTTGAAACTATATTTGAGGTAGCCAGAAGGGCACAATGGGCAAATGAGAAAACCAAGTTAATTCACGTTGGGTTTGGTCTTGTACTAAATgcagataataaaaaattcaaaacgaGAAGTGGCACCACCATAAAACTCATTAATCTCATCAACGAGGGAACTGAGCGAGCCAAGAAGGACCTCCTCGAAAGGATTCAATTGAAGAGCGAAGAGGAAATAAGCTACTTTGAAG GCGTAGACATAGACAAGCTGAGCGAAGAACTGTGTGTGAGTGCCATCAAGTATTTCGACATCAAGCAGAACAGAAACACCGACTACAAATTTTCGTATGATAATATGCTGAACGTGAAAG GAAACACGGGACTATACATTATATACGCCTACTCAAGGATGTGCTCCATATTTAGAAAATGCAACATAGACATGGACCAACTGTCGAAAG ACGAGCTGAACCTAGTTAGCCCTTACGAAGTGAACCTAGGAttgcacattttaaaatttcctgacgtcttttattttattttaaaaaatatgctaaTTCACAA ATTGGCAGAGTACACTTACGACTTAACGACCATATTCACGGCATTCTACGAAAACTGCAAAGTTATAAACAGCGAAAACGAGAAATCAAGACTAATTCTGTGTGCCATATCAAAGTCCTTATTACAG ATTTGTCTGAAACTCCTGGGCTTGAAAGCCATAGAAAAAttgtga
- a CDS encoding secreted ookinete protein, putative has protein sequence MSFHFFKAWCLIFLYSYFKIQIECHVDDPKLPECDVSIDTAICINNGQKILLPEAKPYGISAHINFDNISAVDASGNRNHAVGNFFASTGFGGIGNSSLFRKNYIYIPHSDEYFKTVDFSYTFFIYLLEDEQSIKNNVEEMFCPVIHKGIVKDKIQESSPAILINAKIGRIKIVLSTSSSTNSAGEEFLSNFRLRHHQWYHIAVVRHINHVRLFVNGILDSSFLTEGITKTNDFPIYIGGAPYSVESCDFPFLLDELKVYNLSIGVDHIQSEAATTLNGIEPSFIYFGCFHCDINSAILSCPNNYHLCNKVELYIGVYNVMRKFSLNINNLILPFSPENHMGIGVCCADI, from the exons ATGtcatttcactttttcaaaGCATGGTGTCTAATATTCCTGTAttcttattttaaaatacaaATTGAGTGTCATGTGGATGATCCAAAATTACCAGAATGTGATGTCTCCATCGACACGGCAATTTGTATTAATAACGGGCAAAAAATCCTGTTGCCCGAGGCAAAGCCATATG GCATCTCCGCTCACATAAACTTTGACAACATATCTGCAGTGGACGCAAGTGGCAACAGAAACCATGCCGTGGGAAATTTCTTCGCCTCCACTGGCTTTGGCGGTATCGGGAACTCTTCtttgttcagaaaaaattacatttacATTCCCCATTCAGACGAATATTTCAAAACGGTCGATTTTTCCTACACCTTTTTTATCTACCTTCTGGAGGATGAACAGTCCat AAAGAACAACGTAGAAGAAATGTTTTGCCCCGTCATACACAAG GGGATCGTAAAAGACAAGATACAGGAATCCTCCCCGGCTATATTAATAAATGCAAAG ATCGGACGAATTAAAATCGTTTTGAGCACTTCTTCTAGCACGAACTCGG CGGGAGAAGAATTTTTGAGCAATTTCAGATTAAGGCATCACCAATGGTATCACATTGCAG TCGTCAGACACATAAACCACGTAAGACTCTTCGTGAACGGAATCCTGGACTCAAGTTTTCTAACCGAAG GGATAACAAAAACGAACGACTTCCCGATATACATAGGAGGAGCACCATATTCAGTAGAGTCTTGTGATTTCCCATTTCTACTGGACGAATTAAAAGTTTATAATTTGAGTATCGGAGTGGACCACATTCAGAGTGAAGCAGCAACAACTCTAAACGGAATAGAACCATCATTCATCTACTTTGGTTGTTTTCATTGCGATATTAACAGTGCTATTCTGTCTTGTCCGAATAATTATCATTTATGCAATAAGGTGGAATTATACATCGGGGTTTACAATGTGATGAGGAAGTTCTCcctaaatataaataacCTGATTTTGCCCTTCTCCCCCGAGAACCACATGGGCATAGGTGTGTGTTGTGCCGATATATGA
- a CDS encoding WD repeat-containing protein, putative, with protein MKKEFKEYNEKNFRNIQFIYDFLDKTGMKNSVEALKNESKINYVRDYDKYFLENGSKYEADEYTNNPDEKVADNSSNVPSDNRSDSLSDNLSDDFEIDRDFFIHTIEKMKNTALCKAIDIFECALKSSNSSCKDAKEKEKKKMDSAEKGNCFQNGETFPDYKNFFTESSGDNFVGMKKEHNAYSQDNVQNDCTNIGEYIGISDKIENQTKGDMDNHSRKAKDGCILKKLAENLKDISSLSKNHLKFPSSIDGKLRAGVSSKHDLTPTGKPNDEVDENTSKYEAMLDQEKSSIGNFPYMFESVEGAYSSCEKGKNYYLSGKKSKSMNGEGGRTVPNNAGTDSHNARDVQNWDSFFTYEREICRELKVKYSGGAKGKNENNNGDDNYIGSTSNILVVKYVDIYNLDTCQNMRFENIIFFKHFFPILLLVGYADGNVKLLLILYEKSDNENNAEECIHIIKELDHLSLSSPIMFIDINYKDNIFIVSTMNGDIFICKINMSNLSILTENVELNHSIDDIKKNVRTDERYISIIRNLTYHNKYSIKCVFNQDYSLFCSIANDKNLIIYEKITSENDMSVIYEKKKVIGLPQVPTSVLWVKENNNKEMIITSMLSSNHVLCINSKTYNVVDKIYLFEETDKYNILNLEYNKNKNILVICTDTSIIFVYSFISKSIIRKIYGCVLNSLSFPTIEVDINGNNIYITSDDKANGTHILIFDIKSGNIIDAINNGYKIRCFQLLKSYICPFSSETNSNNIEENKKSLLILGSFDKKIHFYSN; from the coding sequence atgaaaaaagagttTAAGGAATACAATGAAAAGAACTTCCGGAACATTCAATTTATTTACGATTTTTTGGATAAGACTGGAATGAAAAATAGTGTGGAGGCATTGAAGAACGAGAGCAAAATAAATTACGTAAGGGATTATGACAAGTATTTTTTAGAGAATGGCAGCAAGTATGAAGCGGACGAGTATACGAACAATCCAGATGAGAAAGTAGCAGATAATTCAAGCAATGTTCCAAGTGATAACAGAAGTGACAGTCTCAGTGACAATTTGAGCGACGACTTTGAAATTGATCGCGACTTTTTTATCCACACGAttgagaaaatgaagaatacaGCTTTGTGTAAAGCTATAGACATATTCGAATGCGCATTAAAAAGTAGTAACAGCAGTTGTAAGGATgccaaggaaaaggagaaaaaaaaaatggacagtgCAGAAAAGGGGAACTGTTTCCAAAACGGCGAGACCTTTCCCGactataaaaattttttcacagAATCTTCAGGTGATAATTTCGTagggatgaaaaaagagCACAACGCATATAGTCAGGATAACGTGCAAAATGACTGTACAAATATTGGTGAATATATAGGAATTTCTGACAAAATAGAAAACCAGACCAAAGGCGACATGGATAATCATAGCAGAAAAGCTAAAGATGGATGCATACTAAAAAAGCTGGCCGAAAATTTGAAGGACATATCTTCGTTATCGAAAAACCATTTGAAGTTTCCCTCATCAATAGATGGGAAGTTACGAGCGGGGGTAAGCAGCAAACATGACTTAACCCCTACAGGAAAACCGAACGATGAAGTGGATGAAAATACGTCCAAATACGAGGCGATGTTGGACCAAGAAAAAAGCAGCATTGGCAATTTCCCCTACATGTTTGAAAGCGTTGAGGGTGCATATTCGTCCTgcgagaagggaaaaaattactacTTGAGTGggaaaaagagcaaaagtATGAATGGGGAAGGCGGCAGAACGGTACCTAACAACGCAGGAACGGACAGCCATAACGCAAGGGACGTGCAGAACTGGGACAGCTTCTTCACGTACGAAAGGGAAATCTGCAGAGAGTTGAAAGTAAAATACAGCGGCGGTGCAAAAGGCAAAAACGAAAACAACAACGGGGATGACAACTACATCGGATCGACGTCCAACATTTTAGTTGTAAAATATGTGGACATATATAACCTGGACACATGTCAAAATATGAGATTCgagaatataatttttttcaaacattttttcccaatcCTGCTGCTGGTAGGGTACGCAGATGGCAACGTGAAACTTCTTTTAATACTCTACGAGAAAAGCGACAATGAAAATAATGCAGAGGAATGCATTCACATAATCAAAGAGTTGGACCATCTATCCCTAAGCTCACCCATAATGTTTATCGATATAAACTACAAGGATAATATATTTATCGTGTCCACAATGAATGGagatatatttatatgcaaGATAAATATGAGCAATCTATCCATTTTAACAGAAAATGTTGAATTAAATCACTCCATTGATGatataaagaagaatgtGAGAACGGACGAAAGATATATTAGCATTATAAGAAATTTAACGTATCATAATAAGTACTCCATCAAGTGTGTATTTAATCAGGATTATTCACTTTTCTGTTCCATagcaaatgataaaaatttaattatttacgaaaaaattacGAGTGAAAATGATATGTCCGtaatttatgaaaaaaaaaaagttataggATTGCCTCAAGTACCAACAAGTGTTCTGTGGGTCAAGGAAAATAACAACAAAGAAATGATAATCACCAGCATGCTAAGTAGCAATCATGTACTTTGTATAAACAGCAAGACCTACAACGTAGTGGATAAAATTTACCTATTTGAAGAAACAGACAAATATAATATCCTCAATTTagaatataataaaaataaaaacattttggTGATATGCACGGATACGTCTATCATTTTTGTCTACTCCTTTATTAGCAAATCGATTATTAGAAAAATTTATGGATGTGTTTTaaattccctttcttttccaacAATTGAGGTAGACATAAACGGAAATAACATTTATATCACGTCAGACGATAAAGCGAATGGTACccacattttaatttttgacaTAAAAAGCGGAAACATCATTGATGCTATTAATAATGGCTATAAAATCAGATGCTTTCAATTGTTAAAAAGTTATATTTGCCCATTTTCCAGTGAAACCAATTCGAATAacattgaagaaaataagaaatccTTGCTTATCTTGGGATCCTTTGACaagaaaatacatttttactctaactaa